GCTTGATGGCCGGATCCGGCAGATGGGTGCCGGCCATGGTGAACTGAAGCTGCGACTTGGCCTTCTCCCCGGCCATCCGGTTGTCGGCGGGCGGGCGGTAGTAGCTCAGCTTGTAGGCCCCGCTCGCCTCGATCTGGCGGAGATTCTTGCGCTTGGCATTGCGCGCACGCTCCAGAATGGCCAGCGTCTCCCGGTCCACATCGTTTTTGGTGTTCGGACGCGGTGGCTCGGGCAGCGGCAGTGGTTCTCCATTACGCAGGCTCTCATCGATCTGCTTGCGCACCATCATGGACATCTTGGACTCCTTGACGAGCACTAGGTTTTCAGAGAACGGGCAGGGGGCAAATAGGATGGGATAAGACAAACGCTTCCCGGAACTCACACCGGATCAGATCCGCCGTCTCCTTGCTGTACTCCACCTTGGCCGAGTGGAATGCTCCAGATCCGCCCGGGGCAATGCGTTCGCTGGGCCACAGGGGCGCCTTCTGCGTGGAGGGCTGTCCGCCACCCGCTTCCGGCTCCTGGTGGGCCATCAGACCGCCGGGCAGCGCCTTTATCTGGACGTTGTTAAACCGATGTCGGCTCATGCTGTGAGTCTAGTAATTTTTGATCCGGAAAACAGAAGAACTCGTTGATGTGGAAAATCGCTGCTACAATTTCGAGTGGCGTGTTTGAAGGCTGACCTCGGTGTGAAGTTGTTTTACGCCGGACAACAAGAGTGGAGACGCATGGCAACCTGGGTCGTCGGGTTGTTAGGCAAACAGCACGGGTATTTTTAATTCTcgaaataatttattgaaaataaatatatgtaggTATTGTATGTGTGTATATGTGTGGGTAGGTACACGCTTGGTTTACGCTCGCACTCTGATAAACTGGCGA
This window of the Drosophila biarmipes strain raj3 chromosome 3L, RU_DBia_V1.1, whole genome shotgun sequence genome carries:
- the LOC108029779 gene encoding UPF0193 protein EVG1 homolog — its product is MSRHRFNNVQIKALPGGLMAHQEPEAGGGQPSTQKAPLWPSERIAPGGSGAFHSAKVEYSKETADLIRLLVKESKMSMMVRKQIDESLRNGEPLPLPEPPRPNTKNDVDRETLAILERARNAKRKNLRQIEASGAYKLSYYRPPADNRMAGEKAKSQLQFTMAGTHLPDPAIKPRRRPREEQLVTEEDLINELLDQINERAEWLTEMESMGQGKKYRPEIREQIAERLRRIQALESKMKMKSDGGFRFVD